CATCATATTATGCATTctcatgtattttttcatttgtatttacttgataatttgtttattcacatGGTTATTAGATTCAGTTAAAGTGTTTATTTGTATGATTATTGTAACACGCATCCACTAATTCTATTCATTCAATTACtgtatcattcattcatccatccatccacccatttgGTTGCTTGACCATTCATGGCTTGCACTCTGGCTCTGTGCCAGGTGAGAAGAGGTGTCCCAAATGAGAACAGGCTGATGGCCCCAGTGTCTGGGACCTGGGACTAGGGGTAGGGATTTCCTGCTGGCATTAAGCAGTGGCCTTGGAAGAGGTCAGAAGGGCCTAGTGACCAACCTAACACGAACTGGAAAGGGAGGCtgcatcctggggctggcctagCTGTGTTGGCAGCCAGTGGTGGGGACAGGGACATGGAAGCTGCTGCTTTCTGGCTCCTATAATAGGGGACCCCCTTTGAGCTTAGTGAGCCCCACCCGCTTCACCCTGGGTCTCCTCACCTTCCTGGCTTCCAGCATTCGGCCCAGCTGCAGTGCAATCTGTGCAAAGGGAGGTCGCTCATATGGACGGTCCCGCCAGCACTGACGCATCAGCTCGTACCTGCAGAGGGGGCGGTGCTGAGATGAGGAGTCAGGGCTACCTAGGGTGATGGGGGTCACAGGGCTGAAGGCTGAGGTGACTCACACTTCATCATCACAGTTACGAGGCTGCTCCATTCGGTAACCCTGAGGCAGCTTCTCATAGAGTTCAGCACAAGTCATGCCACAGTAGGGTGTGCCCCCTGCCGGAGGGGACAAAAGCTTTCTCAGCCCACGGGCCCCAGGTGGGATAACATAGGGGCACTGAGGACTCAGGGTCAAGGACTCACCAAGGCTCACGATCTCCCAGAGGAGGACCCCAAAGGACCAACTGAAATGAGGAGGGTGCACTTGGTTACCTTGTAGGCCCTGTGGCCCAGCAGCTTATCATCTACCTACCAGGTgtgcagcccctcccagcccctgcatGTGTCTACTCTGCAAGTGTTTGGCCTTGGTGAGATGGAGACATGGAGGCACTGAGAGGTTAGctagcttgcccaaggtctcacagctggtaagtggcagagccgaATTCAAACCCTGGCAGTCTGGCTCCATagcctgtgctcttaactgcCTCTCACACTGTCACAACCTCCATGCAGGTGAGTGTCAGGTGAAACCAGGGTGGGAATTCTAGTGGGGGCAGGGAATCTAGGGGGTCTtggggcagaagcaggaagcaggcaaGTAGTGGTCAGAGGGGTGGTTGGTATGATGGCCAGTGAGCCAGGCAGGCCAAGGCCAAAGGGCTTGGGGccaaagggcagagccaggactggtgGGTTGGGCAGGCCAGGTTCCctggagagaggagcaggggTGTGTCAAGATGGCcatctgggggtggggagcagagaggaggagtcTTGAAGGTCACGCTCTGGTTAGGTCCCCAGGTGGGGATGACCTTGCCCTtcagagaggaagtggagagcATTCCTTGAGTGGTCTCCCCATCTACCCAGGCATTACCACTAGCATTCCAAAATCTTTCCAAGGCACCCCCCAGTCTGTTAGACAAAGACTGCCCTAAAGTACCCCTACCCCAATACTACCCCGAAACACCTACCAAGACAAAACTTCCTTCCAGTTAGCCCCCTACCCTCCCACTAAGATGCTGGGCATTGCCAAGGTATACCCAAGATAGACCTGTGTCACACCTGGAACACACTCTAGGGATGCCCAAGTCGTGCCTTGGACTACCTGAGACATGTATGAGATGCCTGCGTGCATCCTTGGGGGACCAagccctcctgccccttcccacccccacacTCACACGTCACTTTTGGTGGTATATACGCTGTAGTTCAGAGACTCAATGGCCATCCAGCGCACGGGGAGACGCCCCTGGGAGAGAGTGGGTTTGAGGGGTTGGGTGAGAAGGAAGGGCCTATTTAAGGGATCTTGGGGGGCAGGGGCCAGGCATGAGCCCTGAGGGGCAGGACTGGCTGAGACTTACCATAGTCTTCTTCACATAAACCTCCTCCCCCCGAGAAAGGCCAAAGTCTGCAATCTTGGAGGCCAGGTTCTCTCCGACCAGCACATTTCGGGCAGCCAGGTCCCTGTGGATGAACTGCAGGCAGAGCGGAAGTCAGGGAGACGGGGACGAGTGAGTCCAGGGCTCCGGGCCAGTCTTTGTGGGGCCCTCCGTGCCTCTGCTAGCCCCCTACTCTTCTCTCTACCCACCTAGGCCTCGCCCTGGATCAGTGACTCTTGCCTGAGAAAAATCACAGTGCTGGCTGTCATCCCTACCTTCCTATAACCTGGGCCGTAGCCAACTCAGGCTGTATCCCTCTTTCTGAGACAATGGTGGGCTTTTCCCCAGTGACCACACTGCACCTTCCCTCTCACATGCTGCCTCCCTGCTCTCTCCCaacctctcccctctcctcactAACGAGAAAGGAAATGCTCTTCTCTTGCCCAAAGTGACCTCCTTTGAGTTCTAAATCCTCCCACTCggccctctgcctctctccatcAACCCCTCCCTCTGCAATGGGCTCTTCCCCTCTGCTTTCAAAGATACTCAGGACCTTCCTAACTTTAAAATGCCTTCCTTCAGTCTCATGTTCCCCTCGCTCAGCCTCACGTTCCCTTCCTGCTActgtcccctctctcctttcattcaAGCAGAATGTCCTTGGACTGGGGCTCAGGCCTCCATCCTCTGCTCCACCCTCACCCTCTCCTGCTGGGTCTCACCCACTCCCTCACCATTAGCATCACCATCTGTGTGGCGACAACTCCCAGATGCTTGTCTCTGgcccagacctctctcctgacATCTAGGCAGGCATCTACAACTGCTAACTCAACACCTCCACCAAGATGTCCCCTGGATGCTTCACCTCCAACACCTCCTCCAGACCTGCTTCTCGTCCTGTGCCCTTACCCACTCACCCAGGCCAGCAACTCGGGGTCATGTCCTCTCTATTTCTCAATCCCACATCCAATTAGAGCCTGCTGATTTTATCTCCTGAAGTCGGGCCAGTGGTCTCCTCTCATCTCTCTAGcatgcccccaacacacacacacctgcttcTCACTCAGGTACTGCATGCCATTGGCAGCATCACTGGCAAAACGCAGCAGCTGCCGGGAGCTGAGGGTGGAGGCCGTTCCATGTTCTCGAGCAAAAGCTGGGTCCGTTTCCAGGACCCGGCTCTTCCGCAGAAAATCTAGCAGGTTCCCGTAGGGGGCATATTCAATAGCGATATACAAGTAACCTGGAGGTGAGGAGATGTACAATGGTGGTTTATTACAGGCAGCCTGGGGTGGCAGCAGGTACCCAATGGTAACATACAGGGGCCTGAAGCATGAAGGAGAATTGCTAGTGAAGTTTAGGTAACCTGAAGCTCCCAGCAAGCTACTGATGTGGAGGAGGTGGTGGCTGATGATGCAGGTTTGGAAGAAGGGGTAGGTGATGAACTGGGGGCTCACCTCGGTTCTCACAGGCCCCCAAGAGGTTGATGATGTTGGGGTGATGCCCCAATTTGCACAGAACTTCCAGTTCTCCCGCAAAGTCACGATGGTCATTTTCAGAGGCATACTCTGTGCAAAGAATCCAGTATCACTTGCCAGAAATAACTCTGGAGAAAGGGCATGGGCTGGTGAGGGCTGGGGTCAGTTACTGGAGGGAGCCAGGTGGGGCCTGGGATGAGTGGGACAAAGGAGAGGGTTGGGGCTGGGTTCAGGGGTCACTCCCAGTGGACCTTTCAGCATCTTGATGGCTGCATTCATTTTGAGCCCGTCCTTCTTAATCATGGCTCGGATGACTTGGCCGAAGTTCCCCTCCCCGATGAGGTCCTCAAAAGTGATGTCCTCCCACTCCAGCACTGGGTAATTCAGGGGCTCAGGCTGTGGTTTCGGTCGCCGGGTCAGCGTCAAGGTGCCTGAGCTGAACTGCAGGATGGTCTCTTCGCCCTTCACAGGATGGGACAAGTGGGCAGACAGTCCAGGCAAAAGACATGGGGACAGCAGGAGGCACAGATAGGCAGACAAAGAGTGGTTAGACAAATGGACAGAGACCCAGACAGAGGGCACCCTGGTGGCCAGCCAGGGACAGACATACAGAGAGATGACACATACTGAGACAGAATCATGGGAGTTGGTGCCATGAGTGGGCCATCAGGTGGACAGGTGTCCACGgccacagcctggggttcaggtGTGTGGGGTTCTGGAAGAACAAGGAGTGAGTCAATGGAAGGATGACATTTCTAACATTTGGAACAGAAAGGAACTGGAATGAGCTTGATGGAAGCAGTGAGCTTCCCATTATTATACTGATCCCACAACCAGGCTTCTTTGTCCCCAGGGATGCTCTGGAGAGGATTCCAGCcttgggcagggggctggggtaCATTTATTGCTAAGCCCTGAGCTGCTGGGTGCCAGTGGAGGGGTTTTCTTCTCCACAGCAGTCTACCCTCTTGGTGTCCATCTATGGACCACCCAGGACCTGAAGATAGAGCATAACAAAGAGGAATGTCCACTTTCCACATTGAGGAGGAGCTGGGCCACTTGGGCAGAGCTGATGGCAGCAAAAGGAAACAGCTGAACAGGACTAAGGGGCTGCCAATATGAGAACCGGAAGAAGGTGAAGACAGACCCAGTGGTGGGGCTCCCTAAGTGAGCTGAAGCCAAGCTTGATGGGTGAGGGTTCGGGACATGGGTCACATGGATTCACATGAAACACGGCAAGCTGAAGGCACACATAAAAATGCACATGCATGTTCTAGTGGTGGCACTGTATACAGGTGCATCCAGCCAAGgtacacatgcacatgtgcacatggAAGAACACAAGCACAGGGACACACGTTATCAgggatacacacatatatacccaCAAATGAATGCACACATGTACTCATATATGGCACACACATTCACGTTACACCCACCCACACGCAGACATATGTAGGTATATCTTGATGTATGTtaggaaaatatatatgtttaaggctgctttcccacctccttccctccacACTGGTACCCATTGCCCTCCCGCCACCACAGCAGTGGCAGCTTTCTGTGGCACTGACCTCAGAGGGAGGGCCAAAGCAGTGTGGAACAAAGGAGCCAATTGAGTCTCTGAAGGGAGTATTTTCAAAGCATGACAGAGACAATAGCCTTGGACACTAGGATTTCTATCACAAGGATCAGCCCTTGAGAGAGAAGAGGGGTTTTTTGAAATGCCAAAGCTTGGCTCTAAATATAAGAGTCCAGGCCTGGAGGACCAAGGGCAGAGTTTGGATCATAAGTGACAACAGTGGGGAAGATCTCCGAAGAGATAGGACCGGcgggtgggagagagagatgggaggaggTGACAAGGTGAGGTGATGCTGGGTCCCTGGAGAGGAGCCAGCAGTGCATCCCCACTCGCACCCCTGAGTGTGGGCCTGTGTGCTGGAAGGGCGTGGACTACAGAAGGACAGAGAGCTCAGACAGGTTTACAGGGAAGCGCAACTCGAGAGTGGTGGAAACAGCTCGGTGAGGGGATGCGGCAATGGATCTGAGGGCCACAGAATATGCTGCCTTCCGCGCCACACAGGGAGGCACCCTAGAGTCCTTAAGTCTCCCAAAGGAGGCCCTGGGATTCACAAGCATGGAGGATGGAATGAGGAGCTCACAGAATGAGtgggctgtgggcaggaggccacAGAACGCCTGAGGACATCAGCCACAGATGTGTGCAGATGGAGGCTGTCTCCCAAGTCCAGGAGGGCCTGCCAGGACAGAGGCCAGCATGAAGCCCAGGTGTCCCTCCACGACATCACCATGCTACCTGGGCTTAGATCCCCCCTAGGGAGAAGGGGGAGATCCCGAATTGACCATGGTGACATATCGAAATTCCTCTGAACTGGTAATAGTAAATGTTTCACCACTAATATAAACGGGCTCATGAGCTGAGTTCAGttctagagaaataaagaaaaatatactttgtGCCCTTGAGTGTCATTGAGTATAGTCTATACCCACcacataaagacacacacactcGAGGTGTACAAGTACTTTGTGTGTACACAGGGTCTGCACATATGCGCCCTGGGGCGGGCACAGATGACTGACCGATCCTGATTGGTAGGTGAAGGTACGTCGGTGATGCAGGCAGCTTCTGCGGATGCACACCAGGGTGCAGAGGGCAGCCAGGATGGTGAGGCAGGTGGCAGACACGGAGCCCACTGTAGCCAGGATCAGCTGTTTATCCAGGCCCTCTTCAGCTGCCCGGATCTCTTGGACTGGGTCCCCGCTCTGCAGCCCTAGACACAAAAAGAGGGGCAGATCAGGGGGTGGGGGTTAGGGAACCCAGAGGCCACCATGGGCTTGCACAGAGGGAGAGGTCAGAGATCCCAGTACTGGGGAGGGGGATGTGAGGCCTAGGGACAGTGGGTCACTGGAGTGATGATTTTGCCTAAGAGAGCAGATCATAAGAAGGGGAGGGTCAGGGCCCCCAGTACCAAAGCTCATGTCACTTGTCGGGAGGGGCCCAGAATGCCCCAGCTTCAAGGCAGGATCATGTGGAGGGAGAGAGCACTGAGACCAACCCTAGGCCCAGGAGTCCCCGTGGGACCTGCTCTCTCACCATTGCCCAGAGTGGACTCTTCTACCATGTTGCTCCAGTCACCAGGACCCTGGACACTGGCCCGCACACGGAAGAGGTAGCGTGTGCTGGCATTGAGGCCGCGGACAATGGTGCTTGTCTCCTCGGGCCTGTCCACATCCATCCACAGTGGGTCTCCTGAGCCCCCAGCCACCTGTACCTCCACGATGTACTTGGATATAGGCCCAGCCAGAGCCTCTGGGCGCTGCCACATCAGCTGGATCTCAGAGTCTGAGAGGGCCTGGGCCTGGAGGTGTCGgggggctgggggccctggggagaTGGGGGTGGGAAGGCATGGCTCAGACAGGACCAGGCTATGTAGCTGTGGGGTCAGGCAGGTCCACtctagctgggtcctctgctctgTGGACCCTAGAATGGGAGCCACCCTGCCAACCTCCACCCTCCCTGCTGGCCTAAATTCCTTTCTCTATAGCCTCCTCCACCTCTGAGCTTCTGCTTCCCCTCGTTCTCCTCATATCCCGTATCTTCCTGGTGTCCCAGATCCTCCCATGTCCCCCCCATGCCCTGTATTCCCTCAAGTCTCACATCCTCCTTCCCATGACCCTTCTTCTCCACATGAACTGTGACCTCCCCATGCTCTGCTCCACCCCATAAGCTCCTGGTATTCTATACCTCCCCCGTCGCATGTCCTCCCTGTGTCATGTCTGCCTGATATCCTGGGTCCTCCTCATGCCCATGTTTTCTGTCCATGTCCACCCAGTCTCCTAAACCCCTCTCATCCCGAGCCTGTGACCCCCTTCCCCAGCATACCACTGGGGGGCAGAAGCACGCGTGCGGGGGGCGAGGCAGGGCCCAGGACGGTGCAGTGGTAGAGCCGCACATCCAGCTGGTAGTGGGTGCCAGGCGTGAGTCCCGTCAGCAAGGCGGTGCGGGCCTGGGGGGACGAGACGTTCTCCCGCCGCTCCTGTCCCCGTGCCCCGTCCCATAGGCGCAGCAGGAAACCATCGCCCACAAGTGGCCCAGGCACCGAGGGCAAGGACCAGCTTACTCGCAAGCGGTCAGGGCCCTCCGCATGCCAGCCCTCCAGCCATGGCTGCAACAAGGGCTCTGAAGCCAGAGGTCAGGGGTCAGAACTGTCCAGTGGATCCCTGGGGCAGGACAGGACAGTGATCCCTGGTGGATGGGGTGGGAGAATCTCCAGTGGAAAGGCAGGGGCCCCTGAGGTGGACAAGACATGACAACCCCTGAGTGTACAGGACAGTGGCCCCTGGAGGGACAGGAAGGGACGACTCTTGGTTTCTCACCAGGACAGTCTGTGGTCATGAGGGTGGGAggcccccaggctccctcccccCCATCCCCTGGCCGGCTCAGCTGCACACGGACACTGTATCCCGTCTTCGGCCTCAGGTTCATTAACGTCACATTCTCACTGGGGTccactgggggtggggtgcacAGCACACATTATTCAGTTCCAACTGCTTCTAGACCTGCCATTCTCCCCTCAGCCCTCTCTTCTCCTTACGccattctccctccctttccattctccccttcttccctcctatGACCAACACCCCtgtcctgccccagccccctgccACCCCAGCTCTCTTCCCACTCACCTACAATGGCTGACCAGTCCATGGTGCTGTCCTGGGGCCGGTAGTGCAGGCGCACAGATGCGATGGGTCCGTCCCCAGAGAAGGAGACCAGTGGGGAGACCACAAGCTGGCGGCTCTGCTTGGCCAGGAGCCGAGGAGCAGTCCGGGCAACTGGGGGCACTGCCAGGAGACTCGGCATAAGGCATGGCCAGACAGCCTACCCAGTCCTCAGGAAAATGAGAGGACTCTGGGCTCTGGCCATCAAAGACACCTCGGGTCTCAGTTTGGATTTGGAGACCCTCTGGGCTGGGGAGAGACCAAGTTCAACAGATGACCAGGGCCCAAGGAGGACAGAGTTCTGCCCCCTGGGCAGCTTGGGGCACAAGGTCTTGGGAATAAGGACATGAGGGTATCCCAAAGGATGTTAAGTGCGGGAGTGACATGTCCAAACAGGGTTTAGGGGAGCACAATATGCCCATGCAGTGTGGGGGTGGACAGAGCGGCTGAAGCCCAAGGCAGGGAGAGAACATGGTGTCAGCCTGCTCTCCACCCTTCCCCCATCATTcatcattttcttaattaaaaacaaaacaaaacaaaactagccAGTGATGAAGCACCTGCTCTGTCCTGAATGCTTCATATGCATGGTCCCCAATTCTGAGAACCACATTTCAGATGGGGCTCATTGCTCCTGTGTTATGAATGATGACACTGAAGCTCAGGGACACTGAAGAACTTGTCTAGGGACATGCAGCCAGGAGGAGATGGAGTCAGGGTTTGAGCTAAAATCAGTCAGTTCTACCCCAAAACAGCTTTTGTgttcctgccctgcttcctcactCCATGGTTACTGGCCCTGTTCTAGTCTTAGCTTTCTCTCCAGATTATTGCACTGATGCCTTAACTGGTTCCCTTGCTTCTTCCAAACATTTACTAAGAAGATTTTCTAAGAAGAATgtatggacggatggatggaagCAAGGGAGGGAAGGCAGGTAGGTCAAGCAGGATGGAGGGTTATGAGCTGAGCGGGTGGAGAGGAACAATGGCGTCAGACAGAAATGAGCAGGTCATGAGGAGGTGCTGATTTGGAGAGAGATGAAGTCCCAGTTTGGATCCTCTGGAACCCCCGGTGCCCATGGCTCATGCAGGGGGTTAGCTGAtgaggaggcagctgggcccCTGAATCAGACACCAGGTAACTTCCACACTGACTTCAAAACCAGATCTCACTTCATGGAGGTCCCACCAAATGGATCTGGGGCTCAGGAGAGGGGTCCAGGCTGCAGATCATATCTGGGAGTTGCCAGGGGGCCAGTGAAATCTTCGGAgtaaatcacattttaaatgataataaatgtCAACATATATTGAGTGCATACTCTGCATCAATGCTGAATGCTTCAATGCATCATCTAATTTAATCTGCACAGCAACCCTATCAAGTGAGCACTGATATCtcattttcagagagagaaacaacTAGCTACAAGGggctaagtaacttgcttaaggtgATGGAACTAGGAATTTGTAGAGTGAGGATTCGAATCCAGCTTGTCTGGGTCCAAAGGCTGGGGAGAGTGAGGAGAGAAAGGCTGCAGGTGGAGCCCTGGGGCCATGCTCATATTTCCTGGTGGTGGAGGGGCTGCAAAGTCATGGGAGGGGGCTGGTGAGCAAGCGAGAAGCAGAGTCTGACAGTGAGAAAGAGGAAGGTGAGAGAGAGGTCTGGGCTTCTGTGGGGAAGGAGGGGACGTCAGGAGTAGAGGGAAGGAGGAGCCAAGGGGCAGCAGAGAGTGTGAATGGCCAAGGCCTCGTGGTGCTGGAGGAAGTGAAGGGTCACCCAGACCCCGGTCAGTCGGGTGCTCTGCTCTGAGCAATCCCGGCATGGGTGGCTCCCTCCTCATTCCCCTGGAGACTCCAACGCAGCACCTCTGGGAAGGTGAGCAGGCCACCCTCTGCGCCCCACAGCCCATGCGCTCCCCTGTTCTAGCACTGAGTGCCCTGGGATGTGACTTAGAGTCGGGAGGCAGCATCCAGAGGCACAATTAAAGGCACCCTGTGTGTGTCTGCCAGGAGGGGTTGCAGGAGGTGGAGAGGGGAAGCACGgccaggcaggaggctgggcaaGGCTGGAAGGTGTTGGGCTTCTGAGGCACGGGATGTCCTTTCCAGATGGGACTGAGCTTGTCCCCAGCCTTGAGGgtgcccagcccaggcctctggtTGATCCCAAGCCCTCTTCTTTGCCTGGTGCTGGGCTGTGACCTTAGATGCCCTTGCCCTTCCTGCTACAATGCTCAGTCTGAGCAGCATTGACTAGTGCCCACTCTGCCCACTGTCCATCCTCCACAGCCCCAGGACATCACTGACCTTTGACGTTGACCCTGAAGCGTCGGCTGTCTTGGCCACCAGATGTGGACACCCGGCACTCCCAGAGCCCACTGTCCCCGAGGGTCAAGCGGGGCACCTCGAACTCAGCTGTGGTCCTGTCTGGCTCCACAATGGCCTTGGTGGACTGAGAGAGACCGGGGAAGGGGACAGACCACAGACAATGTGCCCTATGTGGCAGAACCGCATGTGTCTGTCTGGATTGATGAGAGGACAGAAGCCAGGTGGCAGCCCCTCAACAATCAGCCCAACCCTATGTGAGCCATGGCCAGGTCAGTGGGTAGAGCCCATTGAAAGCCCTGAGGGGTCGGGGTTTGAGGGGTCAACTGTGGAGCTGGCGGGACGGGGCCCTGGGTTAGGGCTCACCGGGGCTCACCTGGAGGACGGTGCCATCTGGCTTGCGGAGCTCCATGCTGCCCCGGACAGGGAAGGGGTTCCCCGCGGCCGCACAGTTGATTCGGGGCATTGTCTCTAAGTTGAACTCCAGTTCTGAGGCCACATCAAGGATCTGGGGGATCCggtctggggagagagaggacacTCATCCCAGAGCCCCCACAGGGGCAGACACTGACCACCATCTGCCCAGTCACCCGAGTCTGAAAGCCAGCAAAGTCCCACGTGACCCTCCAGGGAGTCACCCGAGTCACTCCTCCCCACCTCTGATAGCCGCAGAGCCCACCTCCCGCACCCCGCCACCTCCTGACATCGTCTCATACTGCACCCAGGCCCCTCCCGAGCCTCACAGCTGGACACCGGGTCAGGCCTCCTTCGTTTCTGGGCCCTGCTACAGATCCCCCGGGGTCTCCTGCTTCCATTCTCCACTCAGCAGCTGGGGCCCTTTCTCAAACACACGTCTGACCACCTGTGCCTCTTCAACAATTCCCTACCACCTCTGTCATATTAAGTGCAGACTCTTTGGCCTGCCATTCAACGTTCCCAAGATCTGACCTCTTCTGACCACTTCCCCAGCCTTCCTCCACTCCACTGTCCTGGTACCTGAGCCTGGGTTCTCAACCCCTGGGCCTTTGCCTATGCTCTTTCCCCGGCCATCTCTCTCATCCTTCATATCCCATCTCAGACCTCACCGCTTCCCAGAAGGCCTCCCTGACCCTCTCAGACTGCTCAGgggcctcctctgggctcccacacACTTGGGCTGCTGCCCACCCCTGGACGGATGGTGGGCTGAGTGGTGAGAACTCCTTCCAGACTTTG
The genomic region above belongs to Equus caballus isolate H_3958 breed thoroughbred chromosome 2, TB-T2T, whole genome shotgun sequence and contains:
- the TIE1 gene encoding tyrosine-protein kinase receptor Tie-1 isoform X3 — encoded protein: MDVIWKSNGSYFSTLDWHEAQDGRFLLRFPDVQPPSSGIYSATYLEASPLGSAFFRLIVRGCEAGRWGPGCTKECPGCLHGGVCHDQDGECVCPPGFTGTRCEQACREGRFGQSCQEQCPGTSGCRGLTFCLPDPYGCSCGSGWRGSQCQEACAPGHFGADCRLRCQCQNGGTCDRFSGCVCPSGWHGVHCEKSDRIPQILDVASELEFNLETMPRINCAAAGNPFPVRGSMELRKPDGTVLQSTKAIVEPDRTTAEFEVPRLTLGDSGLWECRVSTSGGQDSRRFRVNVKVPPVARTAPRLLAKQSRQLVVSPLVSFSGDGPIASVRLHYRPQDSTMDWSAIVVDPSENVTLMNLRPKTGYSVRVQLSRPGDGGEGAWGPPTLMTTDCPEPLLQPWLEGWHAEGPDRLRVSWSLPSVPGPLVGDGFLLRLWDGARGQERRENVSSPQARTALLTGLTPGTHYQLDVRLYHCTVLGPASPPARVLLPPSGPPAPRHLQAQALSDSEIQLMWQRPEALAGPISKYIVEVQVAGGSGDPLWMDVDRPEETSTIVRGLNASTRYLFRVRASVQGPGDWSNMVEESTLGNGLQSGDPVQEIRAAEEGLDKQLILATVGSVSATCLTILAALCTLVCIRRSCLHHRRTFTYQSGSGEETILQFSSGTLTLTRRPKPQPEPLNYPVLEWEDITFEDLIGEGNFGQVIRAMIKKDGLKMNAAIKMLKEYASENDHRDFAGELEVLCKLGHHPNIINLLGACENRGYLYIAIEYAPYGNLLDFLRKSRVLETDPAFAREHGTASTLSSRQLLRFASDAANGMQYLSEKQFIHRDLAARNVLVGENLASKIADFGLSRGEEVYVKKTMGRLPVRWMAIESLNYSVYTTKSDVWSFGVLLWEIVSLGGTPYCGMTCAELYEKLPQGYRMEQPRNCDDEVYELMRQCWRDRPYERPPFAQIALQLGRMLEARKAYVNMSLFENFTYAGIDATAEEA